A genomic segment from Nematostella vectensis chromosome 6, jaNemVect1.1, whole genome shotgun sequence encodes:
- the LOC5506700 gene encoding uncharacterized protein LOC5506700 isoform X1 codes for MKRDEVILAILFVAIVAAFWRANAGNLALRQPTASLNIWEGRAPPHLAVDGVNMSNFFTGSTIWCFGTSPDPTHGGWWRVDLGRTHVVDEVFIISRGDCCPERLAGLEVRVGDSLVNNGIENPMCGSKITTGPINKPIYCSPGLRGRYVVLYIPGVNNRLEICEVMVNRNPTVNLELKKPTTQISLYGAGDASRAVDGNTDGIFARGSCTHTSAHTNPWWRVDLGTTHPVSEVFLVNRVKDSERLQNAEVRVGDSLTDNSNTNPRCGDMFSMATLQKLSIYCKPRRSGRYVNVRLVGANMVFTLCEVEVYSESKAVILNKPPPPEVPEIYDIQATFANFTCPEAFGYPVPDVAWVLNGKVYQNGSSRHFRTPALEGVAYGDLTLECIVSNKHGSDFYQFPVHHLSHLMMCRDHQTKNHPTRDATYKVTGSFSNDGDINETKWRRYEAGSAPMQLAESCVPTHRCNTKATGWMTEPHPSARDGVVQRTVCFHWDDDCCRYQTQIFVRRCHGFYVYRLKALKFAVEARYCTRALVTPYDESILMSQYISSSGYDNYALRSHAVAIEQDVTVEDCVMFCMLDCRCQSLNYNTSSQTCEINNSTRHESEDDVTLRAGVLHYESVQFIQFND; via the exons ATGAAGAGAGATGAG GTGATTTTAGCCATTCTCTTCGTTGCCATAGTGGCGGCATTTTGGAGAGCAAACGCAG GGAACCTAGCTCTTCGCCAGCCCACTGCATCCTTGAATATATGGGAAGGCAGAGCACCTCCTCACCTCGCTGTGGATGGGGTTAACATGTCGAATTTTTTCACTGGGTCTACCATCTGGTGCTTTGGGACCTCCCCAGACCCTACTCACGGAGGGTGGTGGCGGGTGGACCTCGGACGGACCCACGTGGTGGACGAAGTGTTTATCATATCAAGGGGAGATTGTTGCCCAGAGAGACTGGCAGGACTGGAAGTCAGAGTTG GAGACAGCCTGGTGAATAACGGAATAGAGAACCCCATGTGTGGAAGTAAGATAACCACGGGACCTATCAACAAGCCCATCTACTGCAGTCCGGGTCTGCGAGGTCGCTATGTCGTACTATACATCCCTGGAGTGAATAACAGACTTGAGATATGCGAGGTCATGGTGAACCGGAACCCGACAG TGAATCTTGAGTTGAAAAAACCTACGACCCAGATTTCTCTTTATGGTGCCGGCGATGCTTCACGAGCTGTTGATGGGAACACTGACGGGATCTTTGCCAGAGGGAGCTGTACGCACACTTCTGCGCATACTAATCCCTGGTGGCGCGTGGACCTGGGCACTACTCATCCAGTCTCGGAAGTGTTCCTGGTGAATCGTGTGAAAGATTCAGAGAGATTGCAAAATGCTGAAGTCAGAGTTG GAGACTCTCTGACCGATAACAGCAACACCAATCCTCGCTGTGGAGACATGTTCTCCATGGCAACACTGCAGAAGCTATCCATCTACTGCAAGCCGAGGAGATCAGGACGCTATGTGAACGTGCGTCTGGTGGGAGCTAATATGGTTTTCACCCTGTGTGAGGTGGAGGTGTACTCCGAGAGCAAAG CTGTGATCCTCAACAAACCCCCACCACCGGAGGTGCCTGAAATCTACGACATTCAAGCTACTTTTGCAAACTTTACATGCCCCGAGGCgtttgggtaccctgtgccaGATGTAGCCTGGGTACTAAATGGCAAAGTTTACCAAAACGGTTCTAGTCGTCATTTTCGGACACCAGCCTTGGAGGGTGTGGCGTATGGGGACTTGACATTGGAGTGCATCGTGTCCAACAAACACGGCTCTGACTTCTACCAGTTTCCTGTTCACCATCTCA GTCACCTCATGATGTGTCGAGATCACCAGACCAAAAATCATCCCACACGAGATGCCACATATAAAGTCACAGGGAGCTTTAGCAACGACGGTGATATCAATGAGACGAAATGGCGGCGATACGAAGCGGGGTCAGCACCCATGCAG CTCGCCGAGTCGTGCGTACCTACCCATCGCTGCAACACCAAGGCCACCGGATGGATGACGGAACCTCATCCCAGCGCCCGCGATGGCGTGGTACAGCGGACAGTGTGTTTTCACTGGGACGATGATTGCTGCCGTTATCAGACGCAAATCTTTGTCCGCCGTTGCCATGGATTCTACGTCTACAGACTTAAAGCGCTGAAGTTTGCTGTGGAGGCAAGATACTGCACTAGAG CACTTGTGACACCATACGATGAAAGCATCTTGATGTCCCAGTACATATCCTCATCCGGTTACGACAACTACGCGTTACGAAGTCACGCAGTCGCCATAGAGCAAGATGTCACGGTGGAAGATTGCGTTATGTTCTGCATGTTGGATTGCAGGTGTCAATCACTAAACTACAATACAAGCAGCCAAACTTGCGAGATCAACAACTCGACCAGACACGAGAGCGAAGATGATGTTACATTGAGAGCAGGAGTGCTCCATTACGAGTCTGTACAGTTTATACAATTCAACGATTAG
- the LOC5506716 gene encoding uncharacterized protein LOC5506716 isoform X1 → MKITRKSRKQTSWASYYFLSLLSSWETILKKVIFAGLFIVLGTLTVSEGNLALRQPTTSLNQYLVWDTTESLSSLAVDGVSSSVFLNGTAIKCFASSPDPSHGGWWRVDLGRTHVVDEVFIISRTDCCTERLAGLEVRVGDSLVNNGIENPMCGSKIKTGPISKPIYCRPGLRGRYVILYIPGGNNRLEICEVMINLNPSANLALSKSTAQSTTDHSGDASRAVDGNSDGDFYRGSCTHTRDQPNPWWRVDLGTTQPVSEVFLVNRLGDQDRLNNVEVRVGDSLTDNGNTNPRCGDMFSMATLQKLSIYCKPRRSGRHVNVHLVVASVILTLCEVEVYSESKAVILNKPPPPEVPEIYDIEATFANFTCPEAFGYPVPDVAWVLNGKVYQNGSSRHFRTPALEGVAYGDLTLECIVSNKHGSDFYQFPVHHLSHLMMCRDHQTKNHPTRAVTYKVKGSYSNDGDINETEWRRYEAGSAPMQLSESCVPTHRCNTKATGWMTEPHPSDRDGVVQRTVCFHWDGDCCRYQTQILVRRCHGFYVYRLKALKFAVEARYCTRALKTLYDKSILMSQYLPPSGHDNYALRSHAVAIEQDVTVEDCVMFCMLDRRCQSLNYVTSSKTCEINNSTRHESEDDVTPRAGVLYYEPVQFIQVND, encoded by the exons GAAATCTAGCCCTGCGTCAGCCCACAACTTCATTGAATCAGTATCTTGTATGGGATACTACTGAATCATTATCTAGTCTTGCCGTTGACGGTGTCAGTAGCTCTGTTTTCCTTAATGGGACGGCCATCAAGTGCTTTGCGAGCTCTCCAGATCCTTCTCACGGGGGATGGTGGCGGGTGGACCTCGGACGTACCCACGTGGTTGATGAAGTGTTTATCATATCAAGGACGGACTGCTGTACTGAGCGACTGGCAGGACTGGAAGTCAGAGTGG ggGACAGCCTGGTGAATAACGGAATAGAGAACCCCATGTGTGGAAGTAAGATAAAAACGGGACCTATCAGCAAGCCCATCTACTGCAGGCCGGGTCTGCGAGGTCGCTATGTCATACTCTATATCCCAGGAGGGAATAACAGACTTGAGATATGTGAAGTGATGATCAACTTGAACCCATCAG CGAATCTAGCATTGAGCAAATCTACTGCCCAGTCCACTACTGATCATTCTGGTGATGCTTCACGAGCTGTTGATGGGAACAGTGACGGGGACTTTTACAGAGGGAGCTGCACGCATACACGGGATCAACCAAATCCCTGGTGGCGCGTGGACCTGGGCACTACTCAACCAGTCTCGGAAGTGTTCCTGGTGAATCGTTTAGGAGATCAGGATAGACTAAACAACGTTGAAGTCAGAGTTG GTGACTCTCTGACCGATAACGGCAACACCAACCCTCGCTGTGGAGACATGTTCTCCATGGCAACACTGCAGAAGCTATCCATCTACTGCAAGCCGAGGAGATCAGGACGACATGTGAACGTGCACCTGGTGGTAGCTAGTGTGATACTCACCCTGTGTGAGGTGGAGGTGTACTCCGAGAGCAAAG CTGTGATCCTCAACAAACCCCCACCACCGGAAGTACCTGAAATCTACGACATTGAAGCTACTTTTGCAAACTTTACATGCCCCGAGGCgtttgggtaccctgtgccaGATGTAGCCTGGGTACTTAATGGCAAAGTTTACCAAAACGGTTCTAGTCGTCATTTTCGGACACCAGCCTTGGAGGGGGTGGCGTATGGGGACTTGACATTGGAGTGCATCGTGTCTAACAAACACGGCTCTGACTTCTACCAGTTTCCTGTTCACCATCTCA GTCACCTCATGATGTGTCGAGATCACCAGACCAAAAATCATCCCACACGAGCTGTCACATATAAAGTCAAAGGGAGCTATAGCAACGACGGTGATATCAATGAGACGGAATGGCGGCGATACGAAGCGGGGTCAGCACCCATGCAG CTCTCCGAGTCGTGCGTACCTACCCATCGCTGCAACACCAAGGCCACCGGATGGATGACGGAACCTCATCCCAGCGACCGCGATGGCGTGGTACAGCGGACAGTGTGTTTTCACTGGGACGGCGATTGCTGCCGTTATCAGACGCAAATCTTAGTTCGCCGTTGCCATGGATTCTACGTGTACAGACTTAAAGCGCTGAAGTTTGCTGTGGAGGCAAGATACTGCACTAGAG CTCTTAAGACACTATACGATAAAAGCATTTTGATGTCACAGTACTTACCACCATCCGGTCACGACAACTACGCGTTACGAAGTCACGCAGTCGCCATAGAGCAAGATGTAACGGTGGAAGATTGCGTTATGTTCTGCATGCTGGATCGCAGGTGTCAATCACTAAACTATGTCACAAGCAGCAAGACTTGCGAGATCAACAACTCGACCAGACACGAGAGCGAAGATGATGTTACACCAAGAGCAGGAGTGCTTTATTACGAGCCTGTACAGTTTATACAAGTCAACGATTAG